One region of Mycobacterium riyadhense genomic DNA includes:
- the polA gene encoding DNA polymerase I — translation MLLDGNSLAFRAFYALPAENFKTRGGLTTNAVYGFTAMLINLLRDEGPTHIAAAFDVSRQTFRSERYPEYKANRSSTPDEFHGQIDITKEVLGALGITVLSEPGFEADDLIATLATQARDDGYRVLVVTGDRDSLQLVSDDVTVLYPRKGVSELTRFTPAAVVEKYGLTPEQYPDFAALRGDPSDNLPGIPGVGEKTAAKWIVEYGSLQSLVDNVDSVRGKVGDALRAHLASVVRNRELTELVRDVPLAQTPDTLRLQPWDRDQIHRLFDDLEFRVLRDRLFDTLAAVEPEVDEGFDVRGGALQPGTVGQWLAEHAGDGRRSGLTVVGTHLPHGGDATALAIAAADGEGAYVDTATLTPGDDAALAAWLSDPAKPKALHEAKLAIHDLAGRGWTLNGVTSDTALAAYLVRPGQRSFTLDDLSLRYLRRELRAETPEQQQLSLLDDLDASGGVDEQAVQTTILRARAVIDLADALDAELARIDSTALLGEMELPVQHVLANMERAGIAVDMEMLTELQSQFGNQIRDAAEAAYAVIGKQINLGSPKQLQVVLFDELGMPKTKRTKTGYTTDADALQSLFDKTGHPFLQHLLTHRDVTRLKVTVDGLLNSVAADGRIHTTFNQTIAATGRLSSTEPNLQNIPIRTDAGRQIRDAFVVGSGDYAELMTADYSQIEMRIMAHLSADDGLIEAFNTGEDLHSFVASRAFGVPIEEVTAELRRRVKAMSYGLAYGLSAYGLAAQLKISTEEAKIQMDQYFARFGGVRDYLMDVVEQARKDGYTSTVLGRRRYLPELDSSNRQVREAAERAALNAPIQGSAADIIKVAMIEVDKALREAGLASRMLLQVHDELLFEIAPGERERVEALVRDKMGGAYPLDVPLEVSVGYGRSWDSAAH, via the coding sequence ATGTTGCTAGATGGCAATTCGCTGGCGTTTCGCGCGTTCTACGCGCTACCCGCGGAGAACTTCAAGACCCGGGGCGGGCTGACCACCAATGCGGTCTACGGGTTCACCGCCATGCTGATCAACCTGCTGCGCGACGAGGGCCCGACGCACATCGCGGCTGCGTTCGACGTGTCGCGGCAGACGTTCCGTTCCGAGCGCTATCCCGAGTACAAGGCCAACCGGTCGTCGACCCCCGACGAGTTTCACGGCCAAATCGACATCACCAAGGAAGTCCTTGGCGCACTGGGCATCACGGTGCTTTCCGAGCCGGGATTCGAAGCCGACGACCTCATCGCGACATTGGCCACGCAGGCCCGCGATGATGGCTATCGCGTGCTGGTGGTCACCGGCGACCGCGACTCGCTGCAGCTGGTCAGCGACGACGTGACCGTGCTCTACCCGCGAAAAGGCGTCAGTGAACTCACCCGTTTCACACCCGCGGCCGTCGTCGAGAAATACGGGCTGACCCCCGAGCAATACCCGGACTTTGCTGCGCTGCGCGGCGACCCGAGCGACAACTTGCCGGGCATTCCCGGGGTGGGGGAGAAGACGGCGGCGAAGTGGATCGTCGAGTACGGCTCGCTGCAATCGCTGGTCGACAACGTCGATTCGGTGCGCGGCAAGGTCGGCGATGCGTTGCGCGCGCACCTGGCCAGTGTGGTGCGCAACCGGGAGCTCACCGAACTGGTCCGCGATGTGCCGTTGGCGCAGACCCCGGACACATTGCGGCTGCAACCCTGGGATCGCGACCAGATCCACCGGCTTTTCGACGACCTGGAGTTCCGGGTGTTGCGCGACCGGCTGTTCGACACGTTGGCCGCCGTTGAGCCCGAGGTCGACGAGGGGTTCGACGTGCGCGGCGGCGCCCTGCAGCCCGGGACGGTAGGGCAGTGGTTGGCCGAGCACGCCGGCGACGGGCGCCGGTCGGGCCTGACCGTTGTCGGTACCCACCTGCCGCACGGCGGGGACGCCACCGCACTGGCGATCGCCGCCGCCGACGGGGAGGGCGCCTACGTCGACACCGCCACGTTGACTCCTGGCGACGACGCCGCCCTGGCGGCCTGGCTGTCCGATCCCGCCAAGCCCAAAGCCCTGCACGAGGCCAAGCTGGCCATCCACGATCTGGCCGGCCGCGGTTGGACGCTGAACGGCGTCACCTCCGACACAGCGCTGGCGGCCTACCTGGTGCGGCCGGGGCAGCGCAGTTTCACCCTCGACGACCTCTCGCTGCGCTACCTGCGTCGCGAGCTGCGCGCGGAAACGCCTGAGCAGCAACAGCTTTCGCTTCTCGATGACTTGGACGCGTCGGGCGGGGTGGACGAGCAGGCCGTGCAGACGACGATCCTGCGGGCCAGGGCCGTGATCGACCTCGCCGACGCATTGGACGCCGAGCTGGCCCGCATCGACTCCACCGCGCTGCTGGGTGAGATGGAGCTGCCGGTCCAGCACGTGCTGGCCAACATGGAGCGCGCCGGTATCGCCGTCGACATGGAAATGCTGACCGAGCTGCAAAGCCAGTTCGGCAACCAGATCCGCGACGCCGCCGAGGCCGCATACGCCGTGATCGGCAAACAAATCAATTTGGGCTCGCCCAAGCAGCTGCAGGTCGTGTTGTTCGACGAACTGGGCATGCCGAAGACCAAGCGGACCAAGACCGGCTACACCACCGACGCGGACGCCCTGCAGTCGCTGTTCGACAAGACCGGGCACCCGTTTCTGCAGCACCTGCTCACCCATCGCGACGTCACCCGGCTCAAGGTCACCGTCGACGGCTTGCTGAACTCGGTGGCCGCCGACGGCCGGATCCACACCACGTTCAACCAGACGATCGCAGCGACTGGCCGGCTCTCGTCGACCGAACCCAACTTGCAGAACATCCCGATCCGCACCGACGCCGGCAGGCAAATCCGGGACGCATTCGTCGTGGGGTCCGGTGATTACGCCGAGCTGATGACCGCCGACTACAGCCAGATCGAGATGCGCATCATGGCGCATCTGTCGGCCGATGATGGCCTCATCGAAGCGTTCAACACCGGAGAGGACCTGCACTCGTTCGTCGCGTCCCGGGCGTTCGGCGTGCCGATCGAGGAGGTCACCGCGGAGTTGCGCCGCCGGGTCAAGGCGATGTCGTACGGGCTGGCATACGGCTTGAGCGCCTACGGCCTGGCCGCCCAGCTGAAGATCTCCACCGAAGAGGCGAAGATCCAGATGGACCAATACTTCGCCCGATTCGGCGGGGTGCGCGACTACCTGATGGACGTCGTCGAGCAGGCCCGCAAGGACGGCTACACCTCGACCGTGCTGGGCCGCCGGCGCTATCTTCCCGAGCTGGACAGCAGCAATCGCCAGGTGCGGGAGGCCGCCGAGCGCGCTGCACTCAACGCGCCGATCCAGGGCAGCGCGGCCGACATCATCAAGGTGGCGATGATCGAGGTCGACAAGGCGCTGCGGGAGGCCGGGCTGGCGTCGCGCATGCTGCTGCAGGTCCACGACGAGCTGCTGTTTGAGATCGCCCCCGGAGAACGGGAACGGGTGGAGGCGCTGGTGCGCGACAAAATGGGCGGCGCCTACCCACTCGACGTCCCGCTGGAAGTCTCGGTGGGCTACGGACGCAGCTGGGACAGTGCGGCGCACTGA
- a CDS encoding lipid-transfer protein — protein MSTPEPVYILGAGMHPWGKWGRDFTEYGVVAARAALRDAGLDWRQVQLVAGADTIRNGYPGFVAGATFAQKLGWNGVPVSSSYAACASGSQALQSARAQILAGFCDVALVIGADTTPKGFFAPVGGERKNDPDWQRFHLIGATNTVYFALLARRRMDLYGATLEDFAQVKVKNSKHGLNNPNARYRKESSIEDVLASPVVSDPLRLLDICATSDGAAALIVASKSFTEKHLGSAAGVPSVRAISIVTPRYPQHLPELPDIATDSTAAVPAPDRVFKDQILDAAYAEAGIGPQDLSLAEVYDLSTALELDWYEHLGLCAKGEAEALLRSGATTIGGKVPVNPSGGLACFGEAIPAQAIAQVCELTWQLRGQATGRQVENARVGVTANQGLFGHGSSVLVAR, from the coding sequence ATGAGCACGCCCGAACCCGTTTACATCCTTGGCGCCGGGATGCACCCGTGGGGTAAGTGGGGTCGCGACTTCACCGAGTATGGCGTGGTCGCCGCCCGCGCCGCGCTACGCGACGCCGGCTTGGACTGGCGGCAGGTCCAGTTGGTGGCCGGCGCGGATACCATCCGCAACGGCTATCCGGGCTTCGTCGCCGGCGCCACGTTCGCGCAGAAACTCGGCTGGAACGGTGTGCCGGTTAGCTCGAGCTACGCCGCGTGTGCCAGCGGTTCCCAAGCGCTGCAGAGTGCTCGGGCCCAGATTCTGGCCGGCTTTTGCGACGTGGCCCTGGTCATTGGCGCCGACACCACCCCGAAGGGCTTCTTCGCCCCAGTCGGCGGAGAGCGGAAGAACGACCCTGACTGGCAACGCTTTCATCTGATCGGCGCGACGAACACGGTGTATTTCGCGCTGCTGGCGCGGCGCCGAATGGACCTGTATGGGGCCACGCTCGAGGATTTCGCTCAAGTAAAGGTCAAGAACTCCAAGCACGGCCTCAACAACCCGAATGCCCGCTACCGCAAGGAGAGCTCGATCGAGGACGTGCTGGCGAGCCCGGTGGTCTCGGATCCGCTTCGGCTGCTTGACATCTGCGCCACCTCTGACGGTGCGGCCGCCTTAATCGTGGCGAGCAAGTCCTTCACCGAGAAGCACCTTGGCTCGGCGGCGGGCGTGCCGTCGGTGCGGGCGATCAGCATCGTTACTCCGCGATACCCGCAGCATTTGCCCGAATTGCCGGATATCGCAACGGATTCCACCGCGGCGGTGCCGGCACCGGATCGGGTGTTCAAGGATCAGATTCTCGATGCGGCTTACGCGGAGGCCGGCATTGGGCCGCAAGACCTGAGCCTCGCCGAGGTGTATGACCTGTCCACGGCGCTGGAACTCGACTGGTACGAACACTTGGGGCTGTGCGCCAAGGGCGAGGCGGAGGCGCTGCTGCGCAGCGGCGCGACCACGATCGGCGGCAAGGTACCGGTCAACCCCTCAGGTGGGCTGGCGTGCTTCGGCGAGGCCATCCCCGCCCAGGCGATCGCTCAGGTTTGCGAGCTGACCTGGCAACTGCGCGGTCAGGCCACCGGCCGGCAGGTGGAGAACGCGCGCGTCGGCGTCACCGCCAATCAGGGCCTGTTCGGCCACGGCTCGTCGGTGCTCGTGGCGCGTTAA
- the rpsA gene encoding 30S ribosomal protein S1, giving the protein MPSPTVTSPQVAVNDIGSSEDFLAAIDKTIKYFNDGDIVEGTIVKVDRDEVLLDIGYKTEGVIPARELSIKHDVDPNEVVSVGDEVEALVLTKEDKEGRLILSKKRAQYERAWGTIEALKEKDEAVKGTVIEVVKGGLILDIGLRGFLPASLVEMRRVRDLQPYIGKEIEAKIIELDKNRNNVVLSRRAWLEQTQSEVRSEFLNQLQKGTIRKGVVSSIVNFGAFVDLGGVDGLVHVSELSWKHIDHPSEVVQVGDEVTVEVLDVDMDRERVSLSLKATQEDPWRHFARTHAIGQIVPGKVTKLVPFGAFVRVEEGIEGLVHISELAERHVEVPDQVVAVGDDAMVKVIDIDLERRRISLSLKQANEDYTEEFDPAKYGMADSYDEQGNYIFPEGFDPETNEWLEGFDAQRAEWEARYAEAERRHKMHTTQMEKFAAAEAAGRAAGDQAPSSSGSSEKSAGGSLASDAQLAALREKLAGNA; this is encoded by the coding sequence ATGCCGAGTCCCACCGTCACCTCGCCGCAAGTAGCCGTCAACGACATAGGCTCCAGCGAGGACTTTCTCGCCGCAATAGACAAAACGATCAAGTACTTCAACGATGGCGACATCGTCGAAGGCACCATCGTCAAAGTGGACCGGGACGAGGTGCTCCTCGACATCGGCTACAAAACCGAAGGGGTCATCCCCGCCCGCGAGCTCTCCATCAAACACGATGTTGACCCCAACGAGGTCGTTTCGGTGGGCGATGAGGTCGAGGCCCTGGTGCTCACCAAGGAGGACAAAGAGGGCCGGCTGATCCTTTCCAAGAAGCGTGCGCAGTATGAGCGCGCGTGGGGCACCATCGAGGCGCTCAAGGAGAAGGACGAGGCCGTCAAGGGCACCGTCATCGAGGTGGTCAAGGGTGGCCTGATCCTCGACATCGGCTTGCGCGGCTTCCTGCCCGCCTCGCTGGTGGAGATGCGACGGGTGCGCGATCTGCAGCCGTACATCGGCAAGGAGATCGAGGCCAAGATCATCGAGCTGGACAAGAACCGCAACAACGTGGTGCTGAGCCGCCGCGCCTGGCTGGAGCAGACCCAGTCCGAGGTGCGCAGCGAGTTCCTCAACCAGCTGCAGAAGGGCACCATCCGCAAGGGTGTGGTCTCCTCGATCGTCAACTTCGGCGCGTTCGTCGATCTGGGCGGTGTTGACGGTCTGGTGCACGTGTCCGAGTTGTCCTGGAAGCACATCGACCACCCGTCCGAGGTGGTCCAGGTGGGCGACGAAGTCACCGTCGAGGTGCTCGACGTCGACATGGACCGCGAGCGGGTTTCGTTGTCGCTCAAGGCAACTCAGGAAGACCCCTGGCGGCACTTCGCCCGCACGCACGCCATCGGCCAGATCGTGCCGGGCAAGGTCACCAAACTGGTTCCGTTCGGTGCGTTCGTGCGCGTCGAGGAAGGCATCGAAGGCTTGGTGCACATCTCCGAGCTGGCCGAGCGCCACGTCGAGGTGCCCGACCAGGTGGTCGCCGTGGGCGACGACGCGATGGTCAAGGTCATCGACATCGACCTGGAGCGGCGCCGGATTTCGTTGTCGCTCAAGCAGGCCAACGAGGACTACACCGAGGAATTCGACCCGGCGAAGTACGGCATGGCCGACAGCTACGACGAGCAGGGCAATTACATCTTCCCGGAGGGCTTCGACCCTGAAACCAACGAGTGGCTCGAAGGATTCGACGCCCAGCGCGCCGAATGGGAAGCCCGCTACGCCGAGGCCGAACGCCGGCACAAGATGCACACCACGCAGATGGAGAAGTTTGCCGCGGCCGAGGCGGCCGGCCGCGCCGCCGGCGACCAAGCGCCGTCCAGCAGCGGGTCCTCGGAGAAGTCCGCGGGTGGATCGCTGGCCAGCGACGCCCAATTGGCCGCCTTGCGGGAAAAGCTCGCCGGCAACGCTTAA
- a CDS encoding Zn-ribbon domain-containing OB-fold protein: MPQLTSQEPAIDGWFATDDTGNPHLIGSKCPQCGTYVFPPRENNCPNPACDGDTLESVALSRRGKLWSYTENRYAPPPPYPAPDPFEPFAVAAVELADEGLIVLGKVVDGTLAADLKVGMEMELTTMPLLTDDEGIERIVYAWRISA, translated from the coding sequence GTGCCCCAGCTCACCAGCCAAGAACCGGCGATCGACGGATGGTTCGCCACCGACGACACCGGCAATCCGCACCTGATCGGCAGCAAGTGTCCCCAGTGTGGCACTTACGTCTTTCCGCCCCGCGAGAACAACTGCCCTAATCCGGCCTGCGACGGCGACACACTAGAGTCCGTCGCGCTGTCGCGCCGCGGCAAGCTCTGGAGTTACACCGAAAACCGGTACGCCCCGCCGCCCCCGTACCCAGCGCCCGACCCGTTTGAGCCGTTCGCCGTCGCGGCGGTGGAGTTGGCCGACGAGGGGCTGATCGTGCTGGGCAAAGTCGTCGATGGCACGCTGGCGGCCGACTTGAAGGTCGGCATGGAGATGGAGCTGACGACGATGCCGCTGCTCACCGACGACGAGGGCATCGAGCGCATCGTGTACGCGTGGCGGATCTCAGCATGA
- a CDS encoding adenylate/guanylate cyclase domain-containing protein produces the protein MAAKKSKAPPITADGPTQRPDCVAAARAQIRAPIQHYAASAARRTRVLNIAAWMAATVSVSFVAAQLFIDEWFWQVISIDAAAALVFAAVPMLHRFGELAAAMTFIGAAYVAIFASCWALGTASGAQLFFLVGACLVVLLLGIEHIVLASGLAAIAAGLIIASEFLIPRSTGLRPVWAQSMGFVITTVSACVVVVVTVWFALRDTARAESAMEAQYERSEALLANILPASIADRLKEPERTIIADRYDEASVLFADIVGFTERASSTAPADLVRFLNRLYSAFDALVDKHELEKIKVSGDSYMVVSGVPRPRPDHVHALADCALDMAAVAAEMEDPHDRSVPLRVGLATGPVVAGVVGSRRFFYDVWGDAVNVASRMESTDSVGQIQVPDDVYERLKDDFVLHERGHINVKGKGIMRTWYLIGRKAVEVPGDVPTGEPRTAHV, from the coding sequence GTGGCGGCCAAGAAAAGCAAAGCCCCACCGATAACGGCGGACGGCCCGACACAACGCCCCGACTGCGTGGCGGCGGCGCGGGCTCAAATCCGCGCTCCCATTCAGCACTACGCAGCCAGTGCGGCACGCCGCACTCGGGTGCTCAATATTGCCGCATGGATGGCCGCGACGGTCAGTGTGAGCTTTGTGGCCGCACAATTGTTTATCGACGAGTGGTTCTGGCAGGTCATCTCGATCGACGCCGCGGCCGCGCTGGTCTTCGCCGCCGTCCCGATGCTGCACCGCTTCGGAGAATTGGCAGCGGCAATGACGTTCATCGGCGCCGCCTATGTCGCGATCTTCGCCAGCTGCTGGGCCTTGGGGACAGCTTCAGGCGCTCAGCTCTTCTTTCTGGTAGGGGCCTGCCTGGTGGTGCTGTTGCTCGGCATTGAACACATTGTATTGGCCAGCGGCCTGGCGGCCATCGCCGCGGGCCTGATCATCGCGTCCGAGTTCCTGATTCCACGCAGCACCGGGCTGCGGCCGGTATGGGCTCAGTCGATGGGCTTCGTCATCACCACTGTGTCCGCCTGCGTGGTGGTGGTTGTGACCGTGTGGTTTGCGCTGCGTGACACCGCCCGCGCCGAGTCGGCTATGGAAGCGCAATACGAGCGCTCAGAGGCACTGCTCGCGAACATATTGCCGGCGAGCATCGCAGACCGGCTCAAGGAGCCCGAGCGCACCATCATCGCAGACAGATACGACGAGGCCTCGGTGCTATTCGCCGACATTGTCGGCTTCACCGAGCGTGCCAGTAGCACCGCACCGGCTGACCTGGTGCGCTTCCTGAATCGCCTCTACAGCGCTTTCGACGCGCTGGTGGACAAGCATGAGCTGGAAAAAATCAAAGTCAGTGGCGATTCCTACATGGTGGTCAGCGGGGTTCCGCGGCCACGACCAGATCATGTGCACGCGCTGGCGGACTGTGCGCTCGACATGGCCGCCGTTGCCGCCGAGATGGAGGATCCGCACGACCGCTCGGTCCCACTGCGAGTGGGCTTGGCCACGGGGCCCGTGGTCGCCGGTGTCGTGGGTTCTCGGCGGTTCTTCTATGACGTGTGGGGCGACGCGGTCAACGTCGCGTCGCGAATGGAATCCACCGATTCGGTAGGGCAGATCCAAGTGCCGGACGATGTGTACGAGCGTCTGAAGGACGACTTCGTGCTGCATGAGCGCGGCCACATCAACGTCAAGGGCAAAGGCATCATG
- a CDS encoding ANTAR domain-containing response regulator: MTGTTSDTDAAKPRRVLIAEDEALIRMDLAEMLREEGYEIVGEAGDGQEAVELAERHKPDLVIMDVKMPRRDGIDAASEIASKRIAPIVVLTAFSQRDLVERARDAGAMAYLVKPFTISDLIPAIELAVSRFSEIAALEHEVATLSDRLETRKLVERAKGLLQVKQGMTEPEAFKWIQRAAMDRRTTMKRVAEVVLETLDTPKDAAE, translated from the coding sequence ATGACGGGTACCACCAGCGACACCGATGCCGCTAAGCCGCGCCGGGTTCTCATCGCTGAAGACGAAGCGCTCATCCGGATGGACCTCGCCGAAATGTTGCGAGAGGAGGGGTACGAGATCGTCGGGGAAGCCGGCGATGGCCAGGAAGCCGTGGAACTGGCCGAGCGTCATAAGCCCGATCTTGTGATCATGGATGTCAAGATGCCGCGTCGCGACGGGATTGACGCTGCGTCGGAGATCGCCAGTAAACGCATCGCGCCGATCGTCGTGCTGACCGCCTTCAGTCAGCGTGATCTGGTTGAACGCGCTCGTGATGCGGGGGCGATGGCCTACCTGGTCAAACCCTTCACCATCAGCGATCTCATCCCGGCGATTGAATTGGCGGTTAGCCGGTTCAGCGAGATCGCCGCGCTGGAACACGAAGTGGCGACCCTATCGGATCGGCTGGAAACCCGCAAACTCGTCGAACGCGCCAAGGGTCTGCTGCAGGTCAAGCAGGGGATGACAGAGCCCGAGGCGTTCAAGTGGATTCAGCGTGCCGCGATGGACCGGCGCACCACGATGAAACGGGTGGCTGAGGTGGTCCTGGAAACCCTCGACACGCCTAAGGACGCCGCCGAGTAG